A window of Costertonia aggregata contains these coding sequences:
- the yidD gene encoding membrane protein insertion efficiency factor YidD, translated as MKFSFKKILITPFVLLVKLYQNFISPLTPATCRYSPTCSQYTLEALKKHGLFKGGWLATKRIFSCNPWGGKGYDPVP; from the coding sequence TTGAAATTCTCCTTTAAAAAAATACTAATAACGCCATTTGTTCTTTTGGTAAAGTTGTATCAAAATTTTATTTCTCCCTTAACCCCGGCCACATGCCGCTATTCCCCGACCTGTTCGCAATACACCTTGGAAGCGTTGAAAAAACATGGTCTTTTTAAAGGAGGTTGGTTAGCGACAAAACGTATTTTTAGCTGCAATCCCTGGGGCGGCAAAGGCTATGACCCCGTTCCATAA